A region of Homo sapiens chromosome X, GRCh38.p14 Primary Assembly DNA encodes the following proteins:
- the RAI2 gene encoding retinoic acid-induced protein 2 isoform 2 (isoform 2 is encoded by transcript variant 4), translated as MDDLQSQNLSMDMTDSPPALANNRLENGMAQLITTEAWNINSTDLVEGSSAPELNPNGNATYVMTTQGPVQLPVVLEQHVFQHLNSPLVLPQEAPCSSSTIHNNLFQGAEDPEAQPQLLDLRIPSQPQEPTLPFEAVLQNLFPSQGTLGPPPCQPPPGYAPVPPQPFSSPLSPLVPPATLLVPYPVIVPLPVPVPIPIPIPMPQSSESKFSSSFPKPPSSFGLHPFKGTQTPLEKDELKPFDILQPKEYFQLSRHTVIKMGSENEALDLSMKSVPWLKAGEVSPPIFQEDAALDLSVAAHRKSEPPPETLYDSGASVDSSGHTVMEKLPSGMEISFAPATSHEAPAMMDSHISSSDAATEMLSQPNHPSGEVKAENNIEMVGESQAAKVIVSVEDAVPTIFCGKIKGLSGVSTKNFSFKREDSVLQGYDINSQGEESMGNAEPLRKPIKNRSIKLKKVNSQEIHMLPIKKQRLATFFPRK; from the exons ATGGACGACCTGCAGTCCCAGAACCTCTCCATGGACATGACTGActcccctcctgccttggctAATAACAGACTGGAGAATGGCATGGCTCAGCTGATCACCACCGAGGCCTGGAACATCAACTCCACTGACCTG GTGGAGGGAAGCTCCGCACCAGAGCTCAATCCGAATGGCAATGCCACCTACGTCATGACCACCCAGGGCCCCGTGCAACTGCCCGTGGTGCTGGAGCAGCACGTCTTTCAGCACCTCAACTCCCCTCTGGTCCTGCCGCAGGAGGCCCCATGCTCCTCCAGTACCATCCACAACAACCTCTTCCAGGGAGCGGAGGACCCCGaggcccagccccagctcctggaCCTGAGGATCCCCAGCCAGCCGCAGGAGCCCACTTTGCCATTTGAAGCTGTGCTCCAGAATTTGTTTCCCTCCCAGGGCACTCTCGGGCCCCCACCCTGTCAGCCTCCTCCTGGCTATGCCCCTGTGCCCCCACAGCCTTTTAGCTCCCCCTTGTCCCCCCTGGTCCCACCAGCCACCCTCTTGGTGCCGTATCCTGTAATCGTCCCCTTGCCTGTGCCAGTCCCTATTCCCATCCCCATCCCGATGCCTCAGAGTTCTGAATCCAAGTTCAGCTCCAGTTTCCCCAAGCCACCATCTTCCTTCGGCCTGCACCCCTTTAAAGGCACCCAGACCCCTCTGGAAAAAGATGAACTGAAGCCCTTTGACATCCTCCAGCCTAAGGAGTACTTCCAGCTCAGCCGCCACACGGTCATTAAGATGGGAAGTGAGAACGAGGCCCTGGATCTCTCCATGAAGTCAGTGCCCTGGCTCAAGGCTGGTGAAGTCAGTCCCCCAATCTTCCAGGAAGATGCAGCCCTAGACCTGTCAGTGGCAGCCCACCGGAAATCCGAGCCTCCCCCTGAGACACTGTATGACAGTGGTGCATCAGTGGACAGCTCAGGTCACACAGTGATGGAGAAACTTCCCAGTGGCATGGAAATTTCTTTTGCCCCTGCCACGTCCCATGAGGCCCCAGCCATGATGGATAGTCACATCAGCAGCAGTGATGCTGCTACCGAGATGCTCAGCCAGCCCAACCACCCCAGCGGCGAAGTCAAGGCTGAAAATAACATTGAGATGGTGGGCGAGTCCCAGGCGGCCAAGGTCATTGTCTCTGTCGAAGATGCTGTGCCTACCATATTCTGTGGCAAGATCAAAGGCCTCTCAGGGGTGTCCACCAAAAACTTCTCCTTCAAAAGAGAAGACTCCGTGCTTCAGGGCTATGACATCAACAGCCAAGGGGAAGAGTCCATGGGAAATGCAGAGCCCCTTAGGAAACCCATCAAAAACCGGAGCATAAAGTTAAAGAAAGTGAACTCCCAGGAAATACACATGCTCCCAATCAAAAAACAACGGCTGGCCACCTTTTTTCCAAGAAAGTAA
- the RAI2 gene encoding retinoic acid-induced protein 2 isoform X1: MDDLQSQNLSMDMTDSPPALANNRLENGMAQLITTEAWNINSTDLVKKALVTVPAPSILNPPAESQSGMALKVAATVLQPLCLGESPVVMPIHMQVEGSSAPELNPNGNATYVMTTQGPVQLPVVLEQHVFQHLNSPLVLPQEAPCSSSTIHNNLFQGAEDPEAQPQLLDLRIPSQPQEPTLPFEAVLQNLFPSQGTLGPPPCQPPPGYAPVPPQPFSSPLSPLVPPATLLVPYPVIVPLPVPVPIPIPIPMPQSSESKFSSSFPKPPSSFGLHPFKGTQTPLEKDELKPFDILQPKEYFQLSRHTVIKMGSENEALDLSMKSVPWLKAGEVSPPIFQEDAALDLSVAAHRKSEPPPETLYDSGASVDSSGHTVMEKLPSGMEISFAPATSHEAPAMMDSHISSSDAATEMLSQPNHPSGEVKAENNIEMVGESQAAKVIVSVEDAVPTIFCGKIKGLSGVSTKNFSFKREDSVLQGYDINSQGEESMGNAEPLRKPIKNRSIKLKKVNSQEIHMLPIKKQRLATFFPRK; the protein is encoded by the coding sequence ATGGACGACCTGCAGTCCCAGAACCTCTCCATGGACATGACTGActcccctcctgccttggctAATAACAGACTGGAGAATGGCATGGCTCAGCTGATCACCACCGAGGCCTGGAACATCAACTCCACTGACCTGGTAAAGAAGGCCCTGGTGACCGTGCCAGCCCCATCCATTCTGAACCCCCCTGCCGAGTCTCAGAGTGGCATGGCTCTGAAGGTGGCGGCCACTGTGTTGCAGCCCCTGTGCCTCGGGGAGAGCCCAGTGGTGATGCCCATTCACATGCAGGTGGAGGGAAGCTCCGCACCAGAGCTCAATCCGAATGGCAATGCCACCTACGTCATGACCACCCAGGGCCCCGTGCAACTGCCCGTGGTGCTGGAGCAGCACGTCTTTCAGCACCTCAACTCCCCTCTGGTCCTGCCGCAGGAGGCCCCATGCTCCTCCAGTACCATCCACAACAACCTCTTCCAGGGAGCGGAGGACCCCGaggcccagccccagctcctggaCCTGAGGATCCCCAGCCAGCCGCAGGAGCCCACTTTGCCATTTGAAGCTGTGCTCCAGAATTTGTTTCCCTCCCAGGGCACTCTCGGGCCCCCACCCTGTCAGCCTCCTCCTGGCTATGCCCCTGTGCCCCCACAGCCTTTTAGCTCCCCCTTGTCCCCCCTGGTCCCACCAGCCACCCTCTTGGTGCCGTATCCTGTAATCGTCCCCTTGCCTGTGCCAGTCCCTATTCCCATCCCCATCCCGATGCCTCAGAGTTCTGAATCCAAGTTCAGCTCCAGTTTCCCCAAGCCACCATCTTCCTTCGGCCTGCACCCCTTTAAAGGCACCCAGACCCCTCTGGAAAAAGATGAACTGAAGCCCTTTGACATCCTCCAGCCTAAGGAGTACTTCCAGCTCAGCCGCCACACGGTCATTAAGATGGGAAGTGAGAACGAGGCCCTGGATCTCTCCATGAAGTCAGTGCCCTGGCTCAAGGCTGGTGAAGTCAGTCCCCCAATCTTCCAGGAAGATGCAGCCCTAGACCTGTCAGTGGCAGCCCACCGGAAATCCGAGCCTCCCCCTGAGACACTGTATGACAGTGGTGCATCAGTGGACAGCTCAGGTCACACAGTGATGGAGAAACTTCCCAGTGGCATGGAAATTTCTTTTGCCCCTGCCACGTCCCATGAGGCCCCAGCCATGATGGATAGTCACATCAGCAGCAGTGATGCTGCTACCGAGATGCTCAGCCAGCCCAACCACCCCAGCGGCGAAGTCAAGGCTGAAAATAACATTGAGATGGTGGGCGAGTCCCAGGCGGCCAAGGTCATTGTCTCTGTCGAAGATGCTGTGCCTACCATATTCTGTGGCAAGATCAAAGGCCTCTCAGGGGTGTCCACCAAAAACTTCTCCTTCAAAAGAGAAGACTCCGTGCTTCAGGGCTATGACATCAACAGCCAAGGGGAAGAGTCCATGGGAAATGCAGAGCCCCTTAGGAAACCCATCAAAAACCGGAGCATAAAGTTAAAGAAAGTGAACTCCCAGGAAATACACATGCTCCCAATCAAAAAACAACGGCTGGCCACCTTTTTTCCAAGAAAGTAA